From Canis lupus dingo isolate Sandy chromosome 24, ASM325472v2, whole genome shotgun sequence, a single genomic window includes:
- the SPAG4 gene encoding sperm-associated antigen 4 protein isoform X12, translating to MGWKLSAEACASEPQWADRLWRGNQPAGPPVVSEEQLDLLSTLDLRQEMPPPRVSKSFLSMGQASRNPSDPLAPLSEFQFSFLRDRFRSEPGPCLLLQVLSVLLSLVGDVLIVVYREVCSIRFLLTAVSLLSLFLAALWWGLLYLIPPLENEPKEMLTLSEYHERVRSQGQQLQQLQAELDKLHKEVSSVRAANSERVAKLVFQRLNEDFVRKPDYALSSVGASIDLEKTSHDYEDANTAYFWNRFSFWNYARPPTVILEPDVFPGNCWAFEGDQGQVVIRLPGRVQLSDITLQHPPPSVAHTGGAKSAPRDFAVYGLQVDDETEVFLGKFTFNVEKSEIQTFHLQNDPPAAFPKVKIQILSNWGHPRFTCLYRVRAHGMRTSEGAGDNATGEPH from the exons ATGGGCTGGAAGCTCTCGGCAGAAGCCTGCGCCTCGGAGCCACAATGGGCCGACCGCCTGTGGCGCGGCAACc AACCGGCTGGCCCTCCCGTAGTCTCTGAGGAGCAGCTCGACCTTCTCTCGACCCTGGATCTGAGGCAGGAGATGCCTCCACCGCGCGTGTCCAAGAGCTTCTTGAGTATGGGCCAGGCCAGCCGGAACCCCTCTGACCCTCTGGCGCCCCTCTCTGAATTCCAGTTCTCATTTCTGAGAGACCGTTTTCGTTCTGAGCCGGGCCCAT gccTGCTGTTGCAGGTGCTGAGCGTGTTGCTGTCCCTGGTTGGAGACGTGCTGATCGTCGTGTACAG GGAGGTTTGTTCCATCCGCTTCCTGCTCACGGCTGTGTCACTGCTGAGCCTCTTTCTGGCAG CACTCTGGTGGGGGCTGCTGTACCTGATCCCTCCTTTGGAGAAT GAACCTAAAGAGATGCTGACTCTAAG CGAGTACCATGAGCGCGTACGCTCCCAGGGGCAGCAACTGCAGCAGCTCCAGGCCGAGTTGGATAAACTGCACAAGGAAGTGTCCAGCGTTCGCGCAGCCAACAGCGAG AGAGTGGCCAAGCTTGTATTCCAAAGGTTGAATGAAGACTTTGTGAGGAAACCCGACTATGCGCTGAGTTCTGTGG GGGCCTCCATCGACCTTGAGAAGACATCACACGATTATGAGGATGCGAACACTGCCTATTTCTGGAATCGCTTCAGCTTCTGGAATTACGCACGGCCGCCAACCGTTATCCTGGAG CCAGATGTATTCCCGGGGAATTGCTGGGCTTTTGAGGGCGACCAGGGCCAGGTGGTGATCCGGCTACCGGGTCGTGTGCAACTAAGCGACATCACCCTGCAGCACCCACCACCCAGTGTGGCACACACCGGAGGAGCCAAAAGCGCCCCCCGCGACTTCGCAGTCTAC GGCCTCCAGGTTGATGACGAGACTGAAGTTTTCTTGGGGAAATTCACCTTCAATGTGGAGAAATCGGAGATTCAGACTTTCCATCTACAG AATGATCCCCCAGCTGCCTTTCCCAAGGTGAAGATCCAGATTCTAAGCAACTGGGGCCACCCCCGTTTCACATGCTTGTATCGGGTCCGAGCCCATGGCATGCGAACTTCGGAGGGGGCAGGGGACAATGCCACAGGGGAACCCCATTAA
- the SPAG4 gene encoding sperm-associated antigen 4 protein isoform X19 — protein sequence MGWKLSAEACASEPQWADRLWRGNQPAGPPVVSEEQLDLLSTLDLRQEMPPPRVSKSFLSLLLQVLSVLLSLVGDVLIVVYREVCSIRFLLTAVSLLSLFLAALWWGLLYLIPPLENEPKEMLTLSEYHERVRSQGQQLQQLQAELDKLHKEVSSVRAANSERVAKLVFQRLNEDFVRKPDYALSSVGASIDLEKTSHDYEDANTAYFWNRFSFWNYARPPTVILEPDVFPGNCWAFEGDQGQVVIRLPGRVQLSDITLQHPPPSVAHTGGAKSAPRDFAVYGLQVDDETEVFLGKFTFNVEKSEIQTFHLQNDPPAAFPKVKIQILSNWGHPRFTCLYRVRAHGMRTSEGAGDNATGEPH from the exons ATGGGCTGGAAGCTCTCGGCAGAAGCCTGCGCCTCGGAGCCACAATGGGCCGACCGCCTGTGGCGCGGCAACc AACCGGCTGGCCCTCCCGTAGTCTCTGAGGAGCAGCTCGACCTTCTCTCGACCCTGGATCTGAGGCAGGAGATGCCTCCACCGCGCGTGTCCAAGAGCTTCTTGA gccTGCTGTTGCAGGTGCTGAGCGTGTTGCTGTCCCTGGTTGGAGACGTGCTGATCGTCGTGTACAG GGAGGTTTGTTCCATCCGCTTCCTGCTCACGGCTGTGTCACTGCTGAGCCTCTTTCTGGCAG CACTCTGGTGGGGGCTGCTGTACCTGATCCCTCCTTTGGAGAAT GAACCTAAAGAGATGCTGACTCTAAG CGAGTACCATGAGCGCGTACGCTCCCAGGGGCAGCAACTGCAGCAGCTCCAGGCCGAGTTGGATAAACTGCACAAGGAAGTGTCCAGCGTTCGCGCAGCCAACAGCGAG AGAGTGGCCAAGCTTGTATTCCAAAGGTTGAATGAAGACTTTGTGAGGAAACCCGACTATGCGCTGAGTTCTGTGG GGGCCTCCATCGACCTTGAGAAGACATCACACGATTATGAGGATGCGAACACTGCCTATTTCTGGAATCGCTTCAGCTTCTGGAATTACGCACGGCCGCCAACCGTTATCCTGGAG CCAGATGTATTCCCGGGGAATTGCTGGGCTTTTGAGGGCGACCAGGGCCAGGTGGTGATCCGGCTACCGGGTCGTGTGCAACTAAGCGACATCACCCTGCAGCACCCACCACCCAGTGTGGCACACACCGGAGGAGCCAAAAGCGCCCCCCGCGACTTCGCAGTCTAC GGCCTCCAGGTTGATGACGAGACTGAAGTTTTCTTGGGGAAATTCACCTTCAATGTGGAGAAATCGGAGATTCAGACTTTCCATCTACAG AATGATCCCCCAGCTGCCTTTCCCAAGGTGAAGATCCAGATTCTAAGCAACTGGGGCCACCCCCGTTTCACATGCTTGTATCGGGTCCGAGCCCATGGCATGCGAACTTCGGAGGGGGCAGGGGACAATGCCACAGGGGAACCCCATTAA